From the Solanum lycopersicum chromosome 10, SLM_r2.1 genome, one window contains:
- the LOC104649752 gene encoding uncharacterized protein yields the protein MTGTQAGDVASSSTTSRLDFSSPFYLHPSENAGSSLLPGVFDGTGYRSWRRAVLRALLVKSKTGFINGAIVKPISTNPNFMQWERCDDMVISWILNSLSPELRDSLQYVNNAKELWVELEERYDQTNGCKLYQLQKEINELVQGTLDITKYYTTMKKL from the coding sequence ATGACTGGCACTCAAGCTGGAGATGTTGCTTCTAGTTCAACCACATCTCGTTTGGATTTTTCAAGTCCTTTTTATCTACATCCTTCAGAGAATGCAGGATCATCATTGTTACCTGGAGTTTTCGATGGTACTGGTTACAGATCTTGGCGAAGAGCAGTCCTCAGAGCATTATTAGTTAAAAGCAAAACAGGTTTTATTAATGGAGCAATTGTGAAGCCCATATCTACTAATCCTAACTTCATGCAGTGGGAAAGATGTGATGATATGGTCATATCTTGGATCTTGAATTCCTTGTCTCCAGAGTTGCGTGATAGTCTGCAATATGTGAATAATGCCAAAGAGTTATGGGTAGAATTAGAGGAAAGATATGATCAAACAAATGGATGTAAATTGTATCAGTTACAGAAGGAGATAAATGAGCTTGTTCAAGGTACTTTAGACATCACCAAGTACTACACAACAATGAAAAAGCTGTAG